The genome window CAACCTCTTTGTCATTTACATGGTAGTAGGCTATGATGCGGAACGATGGTAGCATCTCCTTGGTGATGGGCTCTGTTAGGCCTATCAGTGCTTGGTTTTGTGCCCTGTAATGGCCAAATGTCACCAGCTGGCCTCTACTCATGATCTGAAGACACAGAAAGATTGAAACATCAAAGCCCATTCAATATCACACATCCTGCATACTAGTTATGGGAGGGCAGCTAAGTGAACTAATTTAATTCGCTGTCTAGGGCCACTCTCTCCCCCCATTCACAGGCACTCACAAGTGTGTGCTGGAgaatgaacagagaaaaatagCAGAAGGTCCCCAGTGTGGTCCTTGATGACAGCCAGCCCAAGTGGCTTGTGGTTGGTCGGGGACTTCAGTTTTGTGAACTGATTAATTGATCAGTCTGTAAACAAAGAATCAGTGGTAGTTGGCAAGGAAAATGGGTCGAAAAGCCTTGAAATAAATGACAAGACCTTCAAACGGCATGTCAGACTAGACCGATTAAAGTTCAACTGTTACCTCCAACTGTTGGCACAAAGAGGCTTAGATGCTATTGATGGTGCTTCAGCTCTATTCTAAAAATTCTAAAAACATTACAATAATTTCAGGCCACCTCAGAATCACCAATACTACTCTTGcgccatgtttctgaaagagcCAACATATCTGGATCTGTTTTAGAGACTAATGTATTTAAGTGATCAAGTATCTGCTGGGGCAGATTTACACCCATTTATACCTTATACCTTTTTCTGGTGTTACATGTAGATGGATTATTTAGACAGAATGGAATAGATTCAGATAGACACTGAGAAGAAGCAGAATTACAGTGAACAGACAGGATTGGAGCTCGGAGAAGCAGCTGGCACAGATTCATGTATACAAAAGGGATAAAAGACAAGACCACTGTTTTCAGGTGGGGCACACTGAGGTGTTTGTTAGAAATAATTAAAAGCAGAATttgtaggattttcctaaaaaaaaaaaccatgtcATGAGTtatgcctggattttcttgttttgctgtgctcAGGACTTTTCAGGGCATTGGCCTTTGGGCAGtaggtgtgtagctcccagccaataacagcacagtgccagatcaatagcatGACATCCAGTTGGACACTCCATTAAAATTGCAGCTGTGACtgtggaaaaaagtaaataaagcgAACAAAAACACCAATCAGACAAAGTTCATTCCACagtgagagtgaatctggggttgccTCTAAGCCCCTGGTGaacactgaaggagaggatgcctggtttctgttggacagggagGTGCCAGCAGGCAAATTTTTTTCCTAGGACGGTAACATTACATTCATTCTTCGCCATCCTAGAAACAATTTGTTTGGTTCCGATCTTATTTGCATGAAAAACGTACATTCTGCGTAAGTCCTGCTTAGTCCATAAATCAAAATTGCTGATAGAATTATATCCTGCTGCTGAGCAGAAATTTTGCAAATACTGGTGGAGGCTAAAGTGGTGACAAAAATGTTCAGCGCTCTTTGAAAGATTACAGATGGGGCCAGACACTACACAGCATATTCCTAGACTCTTAACTGTGCAGCATAGTGATTCAGTGTCCTGGTGCAGCTTGGCTAATTGTTGAGACATGATGTCAGTAGGTCCAGCGTGTACTATTACAAGTTTATATTTGCCATTGAATTTGAGTTGCCATTGGCTCCAGTGAGGCCCATCACATCATCTGGACACACTACCACTGGAACGCCACATTCCTGAGTATTAACGGGATTCAAAACATGGTTCAGTCTTACTATTGGAGATTTCATCTGACAATCGTTGATGAGTCCCGCAGAAAGTCAAGTCGCAGTCCAGTCTCTCAAGTGAAAACCCACGAATGGGTGAATAGTCCATTTAAACTCTCCTATCtcaggattagggttagggttatactCCTCAACTTAAAGTCACTTATAACttaaaaactaaaactctgGTGGCTGAAATGTTTCATCTTGTCAAAACACATAGGTAAAACAACCAGGATCCAAAGTGTAACGTTAAAATGTTGGTTAACATCTAgataaaaatgtcaattttgACAGAGCTAATGGTGGGCGAGCACAACACTGACGCATTTGCAGACGATTTCACTACCATTTAAAAATGGtcaaatacacagaaacacatgtttTCTGAAGAAAATTTTCATAAGAGATAATGTTTCTCTTAGAGtccataaaatataaaatataattcaCATCTTTGCTAATATTCAATCAAAGACATTGACTTGTTCCTATAAAAAACATGCTAATTGCTCCAAACAATACATGAATGGGGTGAGAAATCATGACTGAGCATATATGTTACTGAAGTTTAAAGCACTGAATCAGGCATAATGAGAATTTCTGGTAATGGTTTTTGTATATACATATTCTTTTTTGATTTTCCAtatgaatttgaaaaacaaagattTAACAGCCTTGTGTTTTGCCATTAACATATAGAGACTGGTCTGGGCACATGAGTCATGAAATTCCTTCAGTTTTTGAAAACAACACTTAATAGCCAACAATTTACTACATTTTTAGCTTTTTGTagtttgggagaaaaaaaaaacttgcaacaGCAACAGTTTGCGTTGTACTTTCTTTGGTTCTATATTGTAGACAAGGAATGTGAAGAACAGAAGTtgcataaacatgcacatgcacaataaGTGATTTCAAgcattttttggtgtttcagTATGGAGAGCAGGCTTTTGGAAAACAGTATGAAAATGCTACTGCCGTGTTGTGTGGATGGAAGGCCAAAATGGAGTTTTCCGATTTACCCAGCTTAGAGTAAACATCTGTACCTATCATTCTAACACACTACACACTTGTGTGGGAAGTAACACAAACATGTGCTGTGTCTGGCTCACAGGAAGGGCAAAATGTAGAGATCACACATGACTTAAAAGTAAAAGGACAGATTTATTCAAATTAAGTGTGTAATCAGTAATCAGTAGTGTGTGAAATGAGTGGATGAGGAGGTATATGAGGAGGTATATGTGTGGAAAAACTCTCCGTGCACCAATATGTAGGACCAGCCACACCCAATCGCACGTGCCAACTATCCCTCTGATAAGCCACTCCCACCAGCAGCCATTCCCCAGCATCCTCACACAAAGAGAGATGATCTAAAGGCCAAAGACCcctcacagctgacacacacaaagcttAACTCACCAGGTATGTGATGTCGTGATTACCCTGCTTGTTGAGAATGAGGTTGATTTTCAGGTTGTCTCCTAATTTCACCTCAGATGTGTCCACCCCTGTAATGTCACAGCCCTCAGTTACCTCTAGTTGTTGAATACGCTTGTCAGAATTAGAGACACTAGGCACCACAATCAatagcatcatcatcactagTTAATGTGAACATATAATtgtagttttcttttaaaatattcTTTACCTATATGAAGGTAGTTGCCACTACTGGTGGCATATGGCGTTGCAGTCATAGTGGCTAAAGCCTGCTTATCATCTGCAATGGTTGGGTCATTGGTTTTTGCCtggaataaaacacacacacacacacacacacacacataaaagaagCACAATAATCCACAAAATTACTTGCCACAAATATCCATATAATCAAAAATTAGTTGATAAGACCAGACAAGGTGTAAGTGGCTTGAGGTAATGTGgtaataaatgtgtcattttgaacGCAGATGCCTCATTGGGCCTGCCAGTGGCGCTAGAGGATAGATTGTGGGGTTATCAAAATCATCACTTTTCATCCTCTAGCCAACATCACCTAATTCTACACCAGTCCACCACATAGATTTTGAATGTGTCACTCTAGACCTGACTGCTGACAGATTGACCAGCATGGTGATGTATAGGTCCCTGGCTCCCAGAAGGACAAGAACTTGCTCATCAGTGCAAAGTACAAAATCCTTGTACAGTCATAAAACAGtacatcatttcatttattaagtgCCAACCCAATGCAGTTGTGAAGGTATTCCAACTCCAGTCTAGATTTTCATTTCTGCCAAGCAGTTTCACATCAGGATGCACACATGCTAAAGACTGTATCCAACATGGGACAAAATCAATGCCTGTTGAAATTCTAGCTTTTTAAAAGCAGTTTAGGCAGTTACCACATAAGCAAACCACATGACCAATCATCACTGTATTTGTTCAGCGGCCACTGGGGCTGCCCTTCTTCCACTAGACtaagttaacaacaaaaaaaaagtatatatatatacagtacaggccaaaagtttggacacaccttctcattcaatgcgttttctttattttcatgactatttacattgtggattctaactgaaggaataaacacatgtggagttatgtacttatcaaaaaaaggtgaaataactgaaaacatgttttatattctagtttcttcaaatagccaccctttgctctgattactgctttgcacactcttggcattctctcgatgagcttcaagaggtagtcacctgaaatggttttccaacagtcttgaaggagttcccagaggtgtttagcacttgttggcccctttgccttcactctgcggtccagctcaccccaaaccatctccattgggttcaggtccggtgactgtggaggccaggtcatctgccgcagcactccatcactctccttcttggtcaaatagcccttacacagcctggaggtgtgtttggggtcattgtcctgttgaaaaataaatgatcgtccaactaaacgcaaaccggatgggatggcatgtcgctgcaggatgctgtggtagtcatgctggttcagtgtgccttcaattttgaataaatccccaacagtgtcaccagcaaaacacccccacaccatcacacctcctcctccatgcttcacagtgggaaccatgcatgtggaatccatccattcaccctttctgtgtctcacagagacacggcggttggaaccacagatctcaaatttggactcatcagaccaaagcacagatttccactggtctaatgtccattccttgtgtttcttgacccaaacaaatctcttctgcttgttgcctctccttagcagtggtttcctagcagctatttgaccatgaaggcctgattcgcacagtctcctcttaacagttgttctagagatgggtctgctgctagaactctgtgtggcatttatctggtctctgatctgagctgctgttaacttgcgatttctgaggctggtggctcggatgaacttgtcctcagaagcagaagtgactcttggtcttcctttcctgggtcggtcctcatgtgtgccagtttcgttggagcgcttgatggtttttgcgactccacatttaaagtttttgcaattttctggactgactgaccttcatttcttaaagtaatgatggccactcgtttttctttagttagctgattggttcttgccataatatgaattttaacagttgtccaatagggctgtcggctgtgtagtaacctgacttctgcacaacacaactgatggtcccaaccccattgataaagcaagaaattccactaattaaccctgataaggcacacctgtgaagtgaaaaccatttcaggtgactacctcttgaagctcatcgagagaatgccaagagtgtgcaaagcagtaatcagagcaaagggtggctattttgaagaaactagaatataaaacatgttttcagttatttcaccttttttagttaagtacataactccacatgtgttcattcatagttttgattccttcagtgagaatctacaatgtaaatagtcatgaaaataaagaaaacgcattgaatgagaaggtgtgtccaaacttttggcctgtactgtatatatatatgtatatatatatatatatatatatatatatatatatatatatatatatataacttcAAATCAGGCTAGAGTGGAACATGTTTAAACTTTCAGAAACTTACAATGATGTTCAGGTTTGAgtttcctgctgctgtgttgatTGTAAGCTTGGCCATGCCATTGGCTCCAGTAAGGCCCATCACATCACCTGGACCCACCACCACTGGAATGCCAGGTGCCGGAGTATCATCAGGATTCAAAACATGGACCTACAATTGAGGAGTGGCAAGAAGAAAGCCATTGTTGAAAGAAAGCCATAAGAAGTCCCGATTGCAGTTTGCCACAAGCCATGTGGGAGACACAGCAAATATGTGGAAGAAAGTGCTCTGGTCAGATGAGACCAAAATTGAactttttggcttttttaatgcaaaacacTACATGCGGGGCAAACCTAACACTGCACATCACCCTGACCACACCATCCCCActgtggcagcatcatgctgtcaTGCTTTTCCTCAGCAGGGACAGGGAAGCTGGTTAGAGTTGCTGGGAGGATGGGTGGAGCCAAATACAGGACAATCCTTGAAGAAAACCTGTTACAGTCAGCAAAAGACTTGAGACTGGGGCAGAAGTTCACCTTCCAGCAGGACAACGACCTTTAACATACAGCCAGAGCTACAATGGAATAGTTTAGATCAAAGCATATAAATGTGTTAGAATGCCGCAGTCAAAGCCCAGACCTAAATCCAATCGAGAATCTGGGGCAAGACTTGAAAATTGCTGTTCACAGATGACCTCCATCCAATCTGACTGAGCAAGAGCTATTTTGCATAGAAGAACTGGCAAAAATTCCAGTCTCTAGATGTGCAAAGCTGGTGAGACATACCCCAAAAGACTCATTGCTGTAATTGCAGGGGAAAGTGGTACTACAAAGTATTGACTCAGGGGGATGAATGCTTGTGCATCCAAGAGATGACTGCTTTGTTGTCCTAATTGTTATTCGtgtcacaataaaatgtattttgcacCTTCAAAGCACTGTGCATATTGTGTGGATCAAATGGTAAAAGACCATTTAAGTCAATTTGAATGCCAGCGGGTAACACTACAAAATGCTGAAAAGTTCAAGGGGGTGAATACTTATGCAAGGAACTGTAGACAATAGATGTGCCTCATTCCTTCAGCTCCAGCTTCAGCTTCCTGCTTCATCATTGCCCTCAttatacaaaaaacaaaaaacaaaaaacaaaaacaaacaaacaacaacaacaaaaaaaaacgtaatgcatgcaaaaacaaaaatgtacctTACCGTGACATCAAAAGACATTCCTGGCTTGAAATATTTAGGAGTTCCCTTGAAGTGGACGATGTAAGGAGATGTGACAATTTGGATGCCTCTCAGCTCTGCCTCCACCATTTCACTGCCTGTAAGaggacatacatacacacacacacacacacacacacacaccacacatagacacacccacccacatacaGACATACCAATAATGACAAAAGTCTTTTTCACATGTCTCCCTGCATGACCCAACCCTACCCAACCCCCCATGCcccctacccacacacacacctacacacacaaggCAGTCACTCTGCTTACCGGTTTCtgtcagcacactgacagctaCAAATACGGAATCCCCCACTAGTTCATGGATGTTACTGAAGGTCTGTGTGATGTGCTCTCTCAGCAGTTTGGCCTCTGCAACACCATCTGTGACCTGCAGATATAAGAATTTTACTTACAAATATTCTACAATAACTGTCTGGCTTTATCCCAAGCATTCCAAATATTCATACAGAGAGCCTTTATTTATAGTTTGATTTGAATACGTTTAGGCAAATACAAgggaagaaaaactgtttaaatTGATTACATATGCTTTGACACTGGTCAAGGACAACCTGTAAAGTGCTGTAAGTGTCTGTACtagtatttgcatgtgtttgtttgcatgtgactgaaatagagaaaaaataagtgtgagagagaaaagagtgagagatCGAGAAAgcaaatgagaaagagaggagaggctttGACATAAGGCTGACCAGCCAAGTGAccaacagatagacagagatgAAGCTTAAAGCAACACTGTCTAACATTTTTGCCTTAAAATAACAGCCTCAACATCATATTAATGCTACACTGACATGTAATAAGTACAGCGGTGTCTCTGGCACTGCCACTTGCCCTGAAAGCCTGTCCTTGCCCTATGGAAGTTTGAGGGACCAGGCCGGAGGCAGGCGTAACGCTTTACAGCAAGACGTCATCATGTCACCAGCAACAACTGCTGAGAGCATCTCCCTAGCTGCTCTCAGTACAGATTATGGCAGAGCCATACACAAAACCGAAGAAAACTTTGACGAGGGAAACAAggaagataaaaagaaagagtgaCCGAGCATGACTGGAGTAAATGTTGGATGGCTTTTAGTCACTGGTGAGAGCTTCATGAAGTCAGAGGCTGCAAGACAGACGCCGAGCTCATGGACTGGTAGGCGATATCAGCTGGCCTGCAGTGTCTTGTGTCAACTTGCTAGTTTTTGATCATAAAGAAAAACTTGCGAGTCGGCAACTTTGCCGACACAGCCAAACATGGAGAAGCATGCCATGCTCAGCCTAGCATACTACTGTTCTGAGCTGCTCCATGCGGTGATGGCTGTGATGGCAAAGTTGTCGACCTGTCTGTTAGTATACCCCAGCAGGTGTTGGCAGCATGCTGCGTAAACTTTGACTGCCACACACAAAAATAGTGTCTAAGCATGTATTTTACTTCAAAAcatgagacaaaacaaagacaaaaatctgtTATGATGCTGccaatgtttgtttgtaatcaGCACATACATCAGAGAAGATTATTACAGAAAcctgggatgttttttttccatgtttttttttttttttcaagttatgGAGCTTAGCGTAAGTTCAATCAAGAAGACCATCTTTTGCCTGCTTTCATCAATAATTCTATTCCTCTGTTATTATGCCATTCACTCTTCTCTCGCATGCGCACTCATAATTTCCCGGCTGTCACTGTGGGGCTGTCAACTGAGCTCGATCAGCTGTTCTCGTCAGCTGTTCTCATCTTCCAATGGCCTAGCGCCTCACCTTCCTCGTTAGCCTATCAGCTTACCGCGGCTTTTTTAAAtatgcctctctctgtgcctctagATTCATGCTGCTGTCGTGCGCGCTCATCAGTCTATGTGCAGTTGTGTATGGCGAGTtcgtattttgcatttttcgtGGTTCTCGGGCTGTCATCTTACCTCATGATGTCAGCGTCGGAATCGGAGTCAGGTAGTGCTGAGTTACTGGATGCGACTCCTGCTGCTTCAACCTCCCGGCGCAGCAACCGAATCGCAGCCCAGAGTGAGTCCGCCTCTCAGATCAGGGAGACGCTAAGGGCTAGGGGAATTACTCCGGCCCCGGGCCTGGAGCTTTCGCAGCTCCAAGATCTGGCCAGCAACGGTGTGGTCTGCGAAACTCCGGTTCGGGTTCAACGCCCCGCATCCTCTGGCCCCGCAGCTGCTCCGGGTCGGAAACGCACGAGGAAAACACACCATCTTGCTCCTCAAGCCAAGCGTAAGCGAGCCTCGGctgtctctgctcctcctgaccATCCAGATGCTGCTCTCCATGCACCAGATGTCGCCCTCACATCTACCCTTCAGTCTCTGGTAAACAGCATGAATGCAATTGATGCCCGCCTCCAGTGCCTGGAGAACGCCCAagcctcatcctcctcctctgccatgtTTTCTGTCCCGCCATTGCTGCACCCACCGGCGCCGGTAATGGCCCCGGCACCGGTTCCTCAGCCATCCTCATCCTTCGCAACAGCCCCTGACGTGCCTCAGCATTCCCTGGCCTCCGCTGTCCCCGCACCGACAATAGGTAGGCCTTACGTTCCATTTGGGGCAAACATCTCTCCTCGACTAAGGTCAAAAATCTTGCAGGGGAAAGACATAAATCTCATCAGCCTAATTCTCCCATCTCCAGAGTGCGGTAACAAAATTTCCTCGGGCGAAAATTTCACAGCAGTCATAAAATCCGCCGACCCCAGACTGGCGAGAGATTTGTCTATCGGTGAATTTGTTGTAGCCTTCGGGATTTACCGGGACGTAATATGCTCAGTCTACCCGGAGCGCAGACAGGAACTGGACTCACTGGCACTGATAGGGGATTTAAATTTGAGATATgggaaaaacattttctacCAGTATCACAAAGGCTTCTCCAGCAAAGCAGCGCTTTACATTGCCCAAGCGAACATTCGGCTGAACTGGTCCGTTTTGGATACGGAGCTCCTGGTTATGCTGGTGGGTGGCACGCAGGCCGTGGCATGCAAAAACTGCGGCAACACCGGCCATTCCGAATCTCTCTGCCCTCTGGTCCCCTTTTTCCCCCAAGAGCGCTCAGCCTTCCCAGCAGCTAACAACGAACCATCTTCTCTTCAGAAAGAGAAAACCGACAGCCGCGGCCGAAAGGTGCATATGTTCAACAATCAGCCCATTTGCAACAatttcaatgaaaatgtgtgctcTTACCCCAATTGCATTTTCCTTCACATCTGCAGCAATTGCAAGGACGCGCACCCCCGCTCTGTGTGCCCTCGCAGGTTTCGCCCTCCGCAGCAGAATCGCCGTGGTTCAAAGACTTATTAAAAATCCACCCATCAACTCCAATAAATGTCCCAGCTCTTGCATCAGAATTGTCCTCGCATCCTGATTCTGTGTTTGTTGATCATTTGCTCTCTGGTTTGTCCCAAGGGTTCCGGGTGGGGGTCGTCTCGtccctttcctcctcatacGTCTCCAAAAATCTTCAGTCCGCGATCCAAGAGCCAGACTTAGTATCTCAGTTACTTAAGAAAGAGCTCGATAAAGGTTATCTAATTGGCCCATTCAACTCGTCTCTGTTTCCCGTGTTTCGCACTAGCCCAGTGGGAATAGCCACGAGAAAATACTCCGGCAAAAAACGTCTAATAGTCGACCTCTCGGCTCCTCGCTCCGGTCCAGTCCCAAGCATTAACAGTCTCATTCCTCCCGCACCTTTCTCTCTTCACTACTCCACTGTTGACAATGCTATCAAGCTTATCAAGCTATCCGGCCAGGGCGCATGGCTTTCAAAAGCCGACATCACCGATGCTTTCAAAATCTGCCCAATCCATCCCTCGCAGTGGCATCTGTTCGGTCTCAAGTGGGAATCCAAGCTGTATTTTGCAGTGCGCCTCACGTTCGGTTGTAGGAGCAGTCCTTCCATTTTCAATCAGGTTTCCGAAGCCCTCTGCTGGATATTTTTAAACCGAGTCAGAGTTCCCTCTTTGCTTCACTTCCTGGACGATTTTCTGCTAATAGATCCCCCGCATGACAATTCCGGCTCCTCGCTGTCCAAATTGAAACTCCTGTTCCAATATCTGGGCGTCCCCCTCTCCGACGAGAAAACCAGTGGTCCAGCTACGCGCCTCGAGTTCTTAGGCATTACTCTAGATACAGTGGAAATGAAAGCTTCTCTTCCAGCTGAGAAACTCGAACGCATTCGCGAAATAACCCACTCAGTCACGGCATATcaagaaataacaaaacagcaaatgctCTCTCTCCTCGGCCACCTAAATTTCGCGATGCGCGTGGTCCCTCAGGGTCGCTCGTTCATTTCCAGACTGCTGGACATGGCTGCGTCCGTGCCAAATCTGCGTGACAAAATCCTATTGGATGATGGTTGCCGCTCCGATTTGAAATTTTGGTCGCATTTGCTGAACCACTGGAACGGCGTGTCATTCTTCTATGATGATTTAGTATATTCATCTGACTCGCTCAAATTCTTCACAGATGCCGCGCCCTCCGTGGGTTTTGGGGGCTATTTTCAGGGCCAGTGGTTTGCCAGCAGATGGCCCAAGTCCTTCCCTAAGGTCGATTCCTCTTCAGCCCTGTATGAAATCTATCCCATTGCGGTAGCATGCCACGTGTGGGGGAAATCCTGGAAACGCAAACGCATCGCTGTTCAGTGCGACAACGAGGCAGTAGTAGGCATCATCAATAAAGGCCGTTCAGCCAGTCGCGAAATCATGCCATTCATGAGATCCATTACCTGGCTGTCCGTCACCCACAATTTCATTATTACTGCCCGTCACGTGCCAGGCCGTGCTAACGTCATTGCTGACTCCCTATCCCGTTTTAATTTCCAGGTTTTCAAGACTCTTTGCCCAGAAGCCAGCCCGACACCCACTGCAGTTCCTC of Myripristis murdjan chromosome 1, fMyrMur1.1, whole genome shotgun sequence contains these proteins:
- the LOC115362289 gene encoding uncharacterized protein LOC115362289, whose translation is MSASESESGSAELLDATPAASTSRRSNRIAAQSESASQIRETLRARGITPAPGLELSQLQDLASNGVVCETPVRVQRPASSGPAAAPGRKRTRKTHHLAPQAKRKRASAVSAPPDHPDAALHAPDVALTSTLQSLVNSMNAIDARLQCLENAQASSSSSAMFSVPPLLHPPAPVMAPAPVPQPSSSFATAPDVPQHSLASAVPAPTIGFRVGVVSSLSSSYVSKNLQSAIQEPDLVSQLLKKELDKGYLIGPFNSSLFPVFRTSPVGIATRKYSGKKRLIVDLSAPRSGPVPSINSLIPPAPFSLHYSTVDNAIKLIKLSGQGAWLSKADITDAFKICPIHPSQWHLFGLKWESKLYFAVRLTFGCRSSPSIFNQVSEALCWIFLNRVRVPSLLHFLDDFLLIDPPHDNSGSSLSKLKLLFQYLGVPLSDEKTSGPATRLEFLGITLDTVEMKASLPAEKLERIREITHSVTAYQEITKQQMLSLLGHLNFAMRVVPQGRSFISRLLDMAASVPNLRDKILLDDGCRSDLKFWSHLLNHWNGVSFFYDDLVYSSDSLKFFTDAAPSVGFGGYFQGQWFASRWPKSFPKVDSSSALYEIYPIAVACHVWGKSWKRKRIAVQCDNEAVVGIINKGRSASREIMPFMRSITWLSVTHNFIITARHVPGRANVIADSLSRFNFQVFKTLCPEASPTPTAVPPLEALALH